In the Gossypium raimondii isolate GPD5lz chromosome 9, ASM2569854v1, whole genome shotgun sequence genome, one interval contains:
- the LOC128032540 gene encoding uncharacterized protein LOC128032540: MIGECRNYLSSVISALVAKKLVRKGCETFLAYVSISDSRDSIVKDIKTVKDVSNVFPDELSGLHPNREVEFGIELFSGTALVFIAPNRKAPKELVELNAQIQELLDHGFICPSVSPWGVPVLFVKKKDGSMRMCIDYREKQLYTKFSECEFWLREETFLGHIVSTEGIQVDPQKIETQESFEKLKIVLTDAPVLIQPEPGKEFTVYSDSLKYLLTQNELNLRQHRRIELLKDYDYTIEYHLGKANVAVDALSRRAMTDLRPGLKCEVTDFVSRRLTCQQDKAEHQLPSGLLQSIKIPLWKWERETMDFVNGLPLTPTKKDLIWVIVDRLTKSAHSIPVRTDYSLHKLRKLHEALGARLNFSIAFHPHTDGQSERVTQILKVMLRSCVIDFRDSWEDYLPLAEFAYNNSYHSSIEMAPYETLYGHRCRTPSCWTELVEQRVLGPEIVSDTEDKFRLIWDRLKVTFDRQNSYADLKHRAIEYSIGDFIFLKVSPWNKELPLELNQIHDVFHVSMLRHYRSDPTHIVPVEEIEARVDLTFEDEPAQMLDRGVNVLRRKFIPLVKVLWHNHNTEKATWELEDAMCQQCPHLF; the protein is encoded by the exons ATGATCGGAGAATGTCGGAATTACTTATCTAGTGTGATCTCTGCATTGGTGGCGAAgaagttggttcgtaagggatgtgagACATTCTTGGCCTATGTAAGTATTTCAGATTCTAGGGACTCTATAGTTAAGGATATCAAAACGGTAAAGGATGTTTCGAACGTCTTTCCTGATGAGCTATCGGGTTTACATCCGAATCgtgaagtggagtttgggatagAGCTCTTTTCTGGTACAGCTCTGGTGTTCATCGCTCCTAATAGAAAGGCACCGAAGGAGCTTGTGGAGCTTAACGCTCAGATTCAAGAGCTTTTAGATCATGGTTTCATCTgccctagtgtgtctccgtggggagTACCGGTtctatttgtaaagaaaaaggatggatccatgcgCATGTGCATCGACTACAG GGAAAAACAGCTCTATACTAAGTTTAGTGAGTGTGAGTTTTGGCTGCGTGAAGAGACATTTCTTGGTCATATAGTTTCGACTGAAgggattcaagttgatcctcAAAAGATTGAGACT caagagagctttgagaagctcaagatTGTACTGACTGATGCCCCTGTTCTGATACAGCCAGAGCCTGGAAAGGAGTTTACTGTTTATAGTGAT AGtctcaagtatctcctcactcagaatGAGCTTAATCTTAGGCAGCACAGAAGGATTGAGCTGCTTAAAGACTATGACTACACCATTGAGTATCACcttggtaaggccaatgtggcaGTTGATGCATTAAGCCGTAGGGCTATGACTGATTTGAGG CCAGGGTTGAAATGTGAGGTTACTGATTTTGTGAGCAGACGTCTGACTTGCCAGCAAGataaggctgagcatcagttaccttcgggtttgTTGCAGTCGATTAAGATTCCTCTTTGGAAATGGGAGCGCGAAACTATGGATTTCGTTAatgggttgcctctaacacctactaagaaggatttaATATGGGTCATCGtagatcgattgaccaagtccgcCCACTCTATACCGGTTCGTACTGATTATTCTCTGCACAAGCTG AGGAAGTTACATGAAGCTCTGGGTGCAAGATTAAACTTCAGTATTGCGTTCCATCCTCACACTGACGGTCAGTCAGAGAGGGTGACTCAGATACTGAAGGTtatgttgagaagttgtgtAATTGATTTCAGAGACAGTTGGGAGGATTACTTGCCGCTAGCAGAGTTTGCTTATAACAATAGCTATCATTCTAGCATtgaaatggcaccttacgagacTTTATATGGTCATAGGTGTCGCACACCttcatgttggactgagttggtcGAGCAACGTGTTCTGGGCCCTGAAATAGTTTCTGATACCGAAGATAAATTTAGACTCATTTGGGACCGGTTGAAAGTGACATTTGATAGGCAGAACTCCTATGCTGATCTGAAGCATCGAGCGATTGAGTATTCTATAGGggatttcatttttctcaagGTCTCGCCATGGAATAAG GAGTTACCtctggaattgaatcaaattcacGATGTGTTCCACGTCTCTATGTTGAGGCACTATCGCTCTGATCCCACGCATATTGTTCCTGTTGAGGAGATCGAGGCTAGGGTCGATCTGACCTTTGAGGATGAGCCAGCTCAGATGTTAGACCGCGGTGTTAATGTTCTGAGAAGGAAATTCATTCCACTAGTAAAGGTTCTATGGCATAATCATAACACTGAGAAGGCCACATGGGAGCTTGAGGATGCAATGTGTCAGCAGTGTCCTCATCTGTTCTGA
- the LOC128032445 gene encoding paired amphipathic helix protein Sin3-like 2, giving the protein MKRIRDDIYSGSQFKRPFASSKAESYAQNQMPGGGGGTGGGEGGGGSMSQTLAMNEAFTYLMEVKEIFQDQKEKYDMFLEVMKDFVARRTDTAGVIARVKELFKGHNNLIYGFNTFLPKEYGIILDEDEAPPKKTDELDEAISFVNKIKKRFQNDEHVYKSFVGILSMYQEHKDRNEVYTELASLFEDHPDLLYDFHIGFYRRAWTSTRLLRKKRFLNLTKHSNLER; this is encoded by the exons ATGAAGCGAATAAGAGATGATATATATTCTGGTTCTCAATTTAAACGTCCATTTGCTTCTTCAAAGGCTGAATC CTACGCGCAAAACCAAATGCCTGGTGGAGGTGGCGGTACAGGTGGAGGGGAAGGGGGAGGGGGAAGTATGTCGCAGACACTGGCTATGAACGAGGCCTTCACATATTTAATGGAAGTCAAGGAGATCTTTCAGGATCAAAAAGAGAAGTACGACATGTTCCTTGAAGTCATGAAGGATTTCGTGGCTCGAAG GACTGACACTGCTGGTGTCATTGCCCGAGTGAAAGAGTTATTCAAAGGGCATAACAACTTGATTTATGGATTTAATACCTTTTTGCCAAAGGAATATGGAATTATCCTTGACGAGGATGAGGCTCCTCCAAAAAAGACTGATGAATTAGATGAAGCAATCAGTTTTGTAAACAAAATAAAG AAACGTTTCCAAAATGATGAGCATGTTTATAAATCATTTGTGGGTATTTTGAGTATGTACCAGGAGCACAAGGACAGAAATGAGGTCTATACTGAG CTTGCTTCTCTTTTTGAGGACCATCCAGATCTTCTTTATGACTTCCATATTGGTTTTTACCGAAGGGCGTGGACGAGTACAAGGCTTCTCCGGAAGAAAAGATTTCTGAATTTGACAAAGCATTCGAATTTAGAACGCTAA